The region GGTTGGCGTTGAGCCGTGCGCGGTAGGTGCTCGCATAGTCGGGCCGCAGGCTGAAGGCGTCCTCCTCGTTGAAGAGGTCGCGGATCTCCAGATCGCTGTTGACGGTGTCGAACTTCTTGGGCGACATGATCACGTTCTTGATCTCCGGCCGGCCCATGCGCTCCAGCCGGACCGGGCGTCCACCACCGGAAGTCAGGGTCTCGCCGACGACCGCCACCAGCGAGCCGGCGGCCGGGCCGAGCACCGCGGCGTCGATTTCGAGCACGATGCTCAGCGCGTTCAGGCCCTCCAGAACGTTGCTGGCATCAGACCTGAAGGACAGCTTCCCCGTCGCCTCGGTGGCTATCACGCCCACGAAGTCGATGAAGAACGGGTCGAGCCGCGACCCGGCGAAGATCTTCAGTCCCTCGGCCTCGGTGGGCACCTCGTTGCCGACCTGGAAGGAGACCTTCCGGCCGCCGGGCGCCTGGCACGTGCCCGCCTGCACCAGGGTGTCCGTGCCGCCGACCTTCTGGGGGGCGTCGAAGGTGAAGTCGAAGACGTACTCGTCCTCTTCGACATTGAACGCCGCAGCGGCGCCCTCGCTCACGGACGTGATCGGCCGGACGCGGAAACGGTGGGTGATCGCGTCGGAGAACAGGGCTGTAGGGGCCGAGGCCGGGAGCACGTTGAGGACGAGCACCAGGTTTCCCGGCCGCTCCGGGCTCGGGAAGGCGTACACGTCGCAGATGTCGGACGCGGGGTCCGCGATGGCACGCGGTCCGGAGAAGTGGTCAGCCATGAGGAACGCTCCTTGTCGTGTTGCTTGTGAGAGATGTCAGGTGTTGAGATCGGCAATCCAGCGCAGCGCCGACAGTCCGGGCATGAAGCAGTACTCGCCACCCCGGTTGACGACGAACGGCGGTAGCCCCTTGAAGCGGCGGCGGATCGGTTTGCGCGGGACGGTGAACCCGCCGTCGTCGTTCGTGCCGATCAGCGGGTCCTTTTCCGCGGGCGCCCCGATGAACTTGCCGTCGTTGACCCACTGCCGCTGGACGAACTCGAACTGCCGGTCCAGGTTTGCTCCGACAAAGGCGAAGATGATGCCGCGGTCGGCGCCGTCGTCCTCCAGCACTCCCTTGGGCAGCGGCGGACCATAGGTCGTACCGCGCCGGATCATGCGGTGCAGGCGCACCTCACCGGTGACGACCGCATCCCGCGGGTTCATGCGCCGGGCGTGGGCGCCCACGGGGCACTTGAGGCCCTCCGGGTCGTCGCCGTACATGAACTCGTTGTTGCGCTTGGGATCGGCACCGAGTTCCGGATCGTCCTTGTCCGGCGTCAGCGCCAGCGGGGCGCCGCTGGGCCAGCGGCCGACGAGCTTGGCCGCCAGCAGCTCCTCGTCGGCGGTGTCGGTGGCGCGCTCGTGGAGGTACTTACGGAACTCGGCCACTCGTGTGTGCAGCTTACGGAAGGCCACGTACGTTCCGTTGCGCCCGAGCACCTCAGGCTGCGGAACGGGTGTGATGCCATGGGTCTCGTTCTTGTATCCGGTGATGAACTCGCCTGCCCTGAGCGGCTCTTCGTACGGATTGGTGCCGGGGATGCCCGTGCCCTCGATCGCCGGCTGACCGATGCCGTCCCGGAAACCGAACGGTTCCTTCTCGTCCGGTCCGACGTGCACGTCCTGCTGCCAGATGGCAACGACGTCGGGCAGATCGCGCAAGGCGTCGCGGACCAGGAGGAGGACCGTCTCCAGGCGAACGGTGTCCGGGGCGAGGCCGGCCAGTATGAGGTGCACGTCCTTCGAACCGAGCGGGCTCTCCCAGTTCTCCGGCGCGTTTTCCCCGACGTCCCCGATGTACTCCGCCCTCGCGGCCATGCCCTCGCGGAACTCCTCCGGGAAGGCGGCCAGCGACTCCTCGGGCACCCCCAAGGCCTTCAGGCCCTGGAAGCTGAGTGCCACCGCGAGCGAGACCTGACGCTCGGGGTCGAACGCGGCGACCGAGTCGAGGGCCGGGGTGAGCCGCCGCAGCAGCTCGCGCCCCTGCCGCCGGTCGTCGATGCGCAGGGCGAGGTAGGCGCCCGCGTAGGGCGTCGGCCGTGGCTCCAGAGCGGCGGCCTGGATGTCGTCGAGCTCCAGGGCGTTGCCCTTCTCGATGCTCATGATGCCTTCCAGAACTGTCTTGCGCGGACGGAGTCGTCACGCGGGTCGTGGGAGGGGGGCGGGGGTGGTGCCCCTTCCCGGAGGGGGTGGGGGTGGGCCCCCTCCGGGGGTGTGGGTCAGCTGGCGGCCTGGGCGAGCAGTGGCTTGAGGGCCGGGTGCTGGAGGGCTTCCTCGGCGGCGGGGTTGTCCAGGACGTCCTGGAAGGCGGCGTTGATCTGGTGGGCCTTGGCGATCTCCGGCATCGTCAGGGAGCCGACCGGGTTGAAGTAGGCGGCGGCCTGCTGCTGCCCGTCCTGCAGGATCTGCTTCATGCCGGCCATGTTCGCGAGGATGTGCTCCTCGAAGCCCTCGCGGGTCTTGTCGCCGGTGAGTGCCTCGAGGCCGCCGGACTTCTCGATCCACGGGGCGATCTTGGTGTCCCACTCGGTGGTGTGCTGCATCCAGTCCACGAAGTGCTCGAAGCCGACGGTCAGGAACGCGTCGTCGATGTAGGGGTCCCACTCGGTCTCGAAGGTGGTGGCCCACAGCAGGCGCGTGCCGTTGTCGAAGACCACGTGGCGGGAGTCACGCAGACCGGTCTTGATGGTGGCGGCGATGTCGCCCTGCCGCAGGGCCTCGCACATCCGCTGGCAGGCCGCCGCCACCTCCTGCTCATGTCCCGGCTTGACGTGGAAGTAGGTGGCCAGCTCGGAGACGACACCTTCGGTGCGGCCCTTGCCCGCCTTCTTCGTGATCGAAGCGGTCATGATTTCCTCCATGAGAGACCTTGTGCGCAAATGCAGTGGCATGAGCGGTATCTGCGGATAGTCGCGGGATCTGCCTTTTCGCAACCCCGATGTGAGACAGATTGACTCACAGAGAGTCTATGAGTCAACTTGTCTCAGAGAGACCTGTGTCACACCGATTCAGTCCAGGTGCGCAGTGATCGGGTCGGTGGCACCCGCCCGGACTGCGAGCCGATCGGTTGGTGCCGACAGGTTCGGCCGACTGCTGCCGAAGCCGGGAACTCGGAGGTGACAGGAACCCGCAGCTCTTCATGGGGCGAGACGGAGCTGGGTATAGGCGGCGAGGATCAGGCAGGTCCATCGGTCGCCTGCCTCGGTGGGGCGGATCTTCGGCGAGGTCCAGCTCAGGGTCTGTTTGAACAGGCGGAATGGGCCCGAGCAGACGCGGCCGGTGTAGCCCAGGCCGTCGCCGCAATCATCGCCGTCGCACGCTAGCTGGAGCTTGTCCGTTCGATCATGGTGGAGGCAGCCGGTCAAGGGAGCGAATGCGCTGCCACGTAAGCTCCGCGAATATGGATGACGTCACCCCGCCCTCCAGCTTGCTGCCGGTTTTGGCTGGTGGTGAGCCTGGCGAGACGGCAGCCCCGCTTCTGGACCGGTTGCGTGTTGCCGTTTCGCGGCGGCTTGCCGCAAATCTGCCTGTGCCAGGCTCGATGGTGCAGTGGGTGGATGAGGAGGTGGACGCTTTCGCCGACGACTCAGAATTGCTCGGCGTGCTCTTCGACCAGTTGCTTCATGCCCACGCACTGGACACTGCGACTGCAGGTGCGGCGGTGCTTCTCGCGGATGTGGTCATCGACAGTCGAGCCGCTGCCGCTGTACGTGCCGCACTGACGGTGACGCTGGCCGAAGCGGCGACGGCCGCGCTGCGTGAAGAGGCGCTGGATCCGCAGGGGTTCGTCAGTGCTGAGGCTGTGCTGCGGCAGCAGACCGACAGCGAGCGAGCTGTCCGGCAAGCCGTTCGAGGGGAGGCTCCCCGCCTGTTTGCGCAATGGGACGAGGAGCCTGAAGTGATGCAGTTCGCGCTTGCCGTGCTTGCGGCCGCCTGCGCCGGGACTGATGTCATCACGCGGATCGCAGGCCTGGCCACTGTGTGGCCGGAAACCCCTCGGGCGGCCACCTTGGCGTTGGCCTGTGCTCTGGCCGCTGACAATGAGGAGGCGATCGCGGAAGCTCTTGGCGAGACCGTCAGCCATCCCGATTACAACCCTGACGCCCAGGGAGATCCTGAGGCTCTCGTGCAAGGCCAGGGGCTGAGCCTCCTGATCGACCTCGCACAGCGTGAGATCGGCCCCCTGGTCTTCCACTGACGAACCGATCGGCTACGGGCTGCGAAGCCAGATGACGACGTGGCGGGCGCGCCACGGGGCTGCGACAAAGAGCGGTACTCGGCCGGACAAGCCCTAGTCGACGGCGGCTACACCTCCCTGGTGTACCTGGAACAGGCCGGTCAGAAACACAAGGGCACGGTCACCGACCGCTTCCGGGCAACCCCGCCCGCCAGCACCCCGGGAACGAAGGCTTCGGCCAGGACGGCTTCCACATCGACTTCGACCGCCGACAGGTGAACTGTCCCCAAGGCCAGGTCAGCAGAGGCCGGCACGGCCCCTACCCAACCTCCTCGCCCACCGCGGCCGCACTGATCGTGGCGCGGTCACCAAGGGCCAGTGCCAGCCGTGTTCGGTCCGTGCCCAGTGCACCACCTCACGCGACAGCGCCCGGAACGCGGGCTTTCCCCCACGAGAACTCCGCGACCCGCAAGTCCGCTTCCGTGCCGAACAGCAGACGCCCGATGGGCAGCCCCGGTATGCGATTCACTCCGGGGCCGAGGGGCGCCGTCAACGAGCTCGCTGACGGACACGGTATGCGCCGCTGCCGCTAACAGGGTCAGTCAAAGGCCCACCTACAACAGGTCTTCACGCCCCTCGCCGTGAACATCGAGCGCCTCAGCGGTCCGGCGCCGACCGGCAACGCAACCCCGCCCCGGTCACCGACCGCCGTCCAGGACTTCCTGGACCAGCACGGGATCCCTCGACTGACGTCCTGGCGGGCCGTCAGCGGCCGACCTCGACGACTGCAAGATCCCCGACAGCGTCAAGCTAGGACCAGCCCCGCATAGCGGCATCCACGACGGAGTCCACGGTGTCACGTCCGAGGCGGTTCCCGGCGAGAAAGCGCTCGAAGAACAGGGGGCCCGCGGTAGCCATGGCAAAGGTCTCGGGGGTGACGTCGGACCGGAGCTGGCCGCGCTCCACGGCCGCGGTGACAGCGGGGCGCAGGGCATCGGCGATCTGGTTCAGCAGCGACTCCCGGAGGCGGCGTATGCCTTCGTCATGCCGTGAGCTGCCAAGGATCGCAGCCAGGACGGCACCGGCCTGCTCGTCGTCCCACCGCTCGGCAAGCACGCCCAGACGGTGAACGAGCTCCGCTCGCGGATCGTTGCCCGAAGCGGCCCGAAGCTCCTCAGGCATCGGAGGCAAAGGCGGCATGCCGGCTTCCAGCGCGGCCAAGCGGAGGTCGAGAAGGCCGGGCCAGTGCCGATAGACGGTGGCTCTGCCTACGGCGGCACGGGCGGCAACCGACTGATGCGTCACGGCCTCCAGCCCGCCCTCCGTGAGCAACGCGGTGGCCGCCGAGACCATGGCGTCGCGGCTGCGCAACAGACGCGGATCGGTTCTGTCTTCCACCTCTCCATTCCCTTCCGTGAGACAATCCGACTTACAGCTTACTATGGGACATTCTGTCTCAGATGGAGGGAACGGGGCAGCTCAGAGAATCTGCGCGACTCTCCCGAGGCCGCCCCGTCAAAAGTACCCGGACACTGCCCCCTTTGATTCCTCGTGCACGGCAGCTGTCGCAGCGGGTGACTGCACGACCTGCGCCCCTTCTCAGACAGACCCGTTCGTTGATCACATGTGAATGACGGGCGCGGCGTTCCCGTCCTGCCGCGGCACGCCGCGGCGGTAGAGCAGGGCGGTCACGCCCAGGCCGATGACGAAGATGGCCGCCGACCACCAGTAGGCGGTGGAGTAGCCCTCGAGGCCGGCCTGGGCCAGGACGCCGGGGTCCTTGGGGTTGCGGCCGGAGAGGTAGCCGGTGACGGCGTCCGAGGCCATCGTGCTGAGCAGGGCGACGCCGATGGACCCGCCTACCTGCTGGACGGTGTTGACGGCGGCGGACGCAGCCCCTGCATCGGCCGCGGCCACGCCGGAGGTGGCCAGGCTCATCGCGGGCGCGATGACCGTGCCCAGCCCGACGCCGACGAGCATCAGCTGCGGCAGTACCGACGTCACGTATCCGCTGTTCAGGTCCAGCGTGGTCATCCAGACCAGGCCGGCGGCCGCAATGGCCATGCCCAGCGGTACCACCGGCTTGGGGCCTATACGGGGCACCACGACGTTGTTGGCCACGGCGGAGGCAGACGACGATGCCACGATCATGGGCAAAAAGGCGAAGCCGGTCTTCAGGGCGCTGTAACCGAGGCCCTGCTGCAGGTAGTAGGTCAGGAACAGGAACACGCCGAACATGCCCGCGCCGCTGACGAAGAGGGCGGCGAAGGAGGCGCCGCGGTTACGGTCGAGGAGGACCCGCAGAGGCAGCAACGGATACGCCGTCCTGCTCTGCCGCCAGACGAAGAGGGCCACCAGTACGGCACCGGCCGCCAGCATGCCCCAGGTCATCGCCGAACCCCAGCCGTGGGTCTCGGCGTTCGAGAAACCGTAAACCAGGCAGAACAGGCCGGCGGAGACCAGCAGGGTGCCGGGAATGTCGAGCTTCGAGGACCTGTCGCGCGGGGTGCGGTGCAGCAGGGCTGCGCCACCGACGAACGTCACCACTGCGAAGACCACGTTGACGTACATGGTCCAGCGCCAGTCCAGGTACTCGGTCAGCACCCCGCCGAGGATCAGGCCGATGGCTCCGCCCGCACCGGCGACCGAGCCTGCGACGGTGAAGGCTTTCGCCCGCTCGCGCGGATCGGTGAAGGTGGTCATCAGGAGCGACAGCGCGGACGGGGCCAGCAGGGCGGCGAACCCGCCCTGGATCGCGCGCGCGATGACGAGCATGCCGAAACCGTTCGCCGCGCCTCCCAGCATGGAAGCGGCCGCGAAGCCGGTCAGACCCACCAGGAAGGTCACCTTCCGTCCGACCAGGTCTGCGACCCGGCCGCCGAGCAGCAGCAGGCTGCCGAAGGCCAGCGCGTAGGCGGTGACCACCCACTGTCGGTCGGCGTCCGAGAAGCTCAGGTCGCGCTGGGCGGACGGCAGAGCGATGTTCACGATGGTGCCGTCGAGGACTCCCATCAGTTGGGCGAGGGAAATGACCATCAGAATCCACCAGCGGCGCTGGTGTGACGGGTCGACAGGCACATTCTCCGGTGCGGTCTCAGCGCCGCGAGCAGCGGCGACGGTGTTCTGTGACATGGGGACAGCCCTCCAGGCGGCGGACGGGGGTACGGCGGAAAGAGAAAGGGACAAAAACGGGCGGCGAGATCAGGCACGGCTGTGGGACGGCGTCGCCGCTTCGGTGAACGGGCCGCGCGGGTGCTCCAGTTCGATGAGGCCGACGGATTCCCGCTTCAGGACCGAGGCCAGGATCCAGTCCACAAACATGCGTATCGTGCGGTTCAGTGTCGGCACACGGCTGCCGCGGTAGAGGCGGTGGAACCACCACGCCGGGCGATCCTTGAGTTTGATCCTGTTGAAGAGGATCGCGACGCCCTTGCGGAGGCCGATGCCAACCACCGCGCCCAGGTTCTTGTGCTGATACTCCTTCAGCGGACGGCCGCGCGGAGCCGCGATCACGTTGTCGGCGAGCACCGTGGCCTGGCGTACGGCGTGATGCGCGTCGGGAGGGCACCACGCGCCCTCTTCGGCGGCCAGGTTAGGGAACCTGGGAGTTGTCGCCCGCGGCCCACGCGCGGTCGAGGCCCCTGACCTGGAGCGTGGGCAGGGTGTCGACGTGGCCACGCGAGCCGAGCGGCAGGCCGAACTGGGCCAAGGTGGGGTTGAGGCAGACACTGGCCGTCCACACGATCATGGAGGCGGCTATCTCGACACCGTTCGCCAGGACCGCGTGCTGCTCGACGCAGTACTCCATGGAGGTCTCGAGGTGCACCTCGATCGTCAGCTGAGCCATGACGTGACCGCGCACGCTGACGGCCTCCTCGAGCGACTTCGCACAGATGCCGTGCTCGGCCAGGCCGGGCATGGGGAACGTGCGGGAGCCACTGCGCCTAGCGGTCAAGGTCC is a window of Streptomyces mirabilis DNA encoding:
- a CDS encoding DUF4331 family protein, with protein sequence MADHFSGPRAIADPASDICDVYAFPSPERPGNLVLVLNVLPASAPTALFSDAITHRFRVRPITSVSEGAAAAFNVEEDEYVFDFTFDAPQKVGGTDTLVQAGTCQAPGGRKVSFQVGNEVPTEAEGLKIFAGSRLDPFFIDFVGVIATEATGKLSFRSDASNVLEGLNALSIVLEIDAAVLGPAAGSLVAVVGETLTSGGGRPVRLERMGRPEIKNVIMSPKKFDTVNSDLEIRDLFNEEDAFSLRPDYASTYRARLNANLAFYDGLDGKTDWPLDEQGAHPLTELLLADFLVVDLSKPFSEDGCFEIETALLAGRPHTTCGGRSLNDDIVDTLYTLVVGGIDGERISDGVDEPTQLATDTFPYLNAPNTTPPDLGARLAAQMPPREEAA
- a CDS encoding Dyp-type peroxidase, with translation MSIEKGNALELDDIQAAALEPRPTPYAGAYLALRIDDRRQGRELLRRLTPALDSVAAFDPERQVSLAVALSFQGLKALGVPEESLAAFPEEFREGMAARAEYIGDVGENAPENWESPLGSKDVHLILAGLAPDTVRLETVLLLVRDALRDLPDVVAIWQQDVHVGPDEKEPFGFRDGIGQPAIEGTGIPGTNPYEEPLRAGEFITGYKNETHGITPVPQPEVLGRNGTYVAFRKLHTRVAEFRKYLHERATDTADEELLAAKLVGRWPSGAPLALTPDKDDPELGADPKRNNEFMYGDDPEGLKCPVGAHARRMNPRDAVVTGEVRLHRMIRRGTTYGPPLPKGVLEDDGADRGIIFAFVGANLDRQFEFVQRQWVNDGKFIGAPAEKDPLIGTNDDGGFTVPRKPIRRRFKGLPPFVVNRGGEYCFMPGLSALRWIADLNT
- a CDS encoding TetR-like C-terminal domain-containing protein; amino-acid sequence: MEDRTDPRLLRSRDAMVSAATALLTEGGLEAVTHQSVAARAAVGRATVYRHWPGLLDLRLAALEAGMPPLPPMPEELRAASGNDPRAELVHRLGVLAERWDDEQAGAVLAAILGSSRHDEGIRRLRESLLNQIADALRPAVTAAVERGQLRSDVTPETFAMATAGPLFFERFLAGNRLGRDTVDSVVDAAMRGWS
- a CDS encoding MFS transporter, with product MSQNTVAAARGAETAPENVPVDPSHQRRWWILMVISLAQLMGVLDGTIVNIALPSAQRDLSFSDADRQWVVTAYALAFGSLLLLGGRVADLVGRKVTFLVGLTGFAAASMLGGAANGFGMLVIARAIQGGFAALLAPSALSLLMTTFTDPRERAKAFTVAGSVAGAGGAIGLILGGVLTEYLDWRWTMYVNVVFAVVTFVGGAALLHRTPRDRSSKLDIPGTLLVSAGLFCLVYGFSNAETHGWGSAMTWGMLAAGAVLVALFVWRQSRTAYPLLPLRVLLDRNRGASFAALFVSGAGMFGVFLFLTYYLQQGLGYSALKTGFAFLPMIVASSSASAVANNVVVPRIGPKPVVPLGMAIAAAGLVWMTTLDLNSGYVTSVLPQLMLVGVGLGTVIAPAMSLATSGVAAADAGAASAAVNTVQQVGGSIGVALLSTMASDAVTGYLSGRNPKDPGVLAQAGLEGYSTAYWWSAAIFVIGLGVTALLYRRGVPRQDGNAAPVIHM